The genomic segment CTCGCGTGACAGCGCTCCACGTCGTCGAGAAGGGCGAGGGCGTCCCGGACAAGACTCCGGTCGAGCAGTCCGAGGAACTGGCCGAAGAATCGTACGCGGCCGTGCGGTCGGTGTTCCCCGACGCCGACGACCACACGGCCTACGACCGGCATATCGCCGAAGCCATCTTCGAGGCCGCCGACGCGGTCGGCGCCAGCGCCATCGCCTACCGCTCTCGCGGCGACGGCAGCCGGCTCATGAAGTTTCTCTCCGGCGACATCTCCCTGAAACTCGTGACGAAAGCGAACATCCCCGTGATTGCACTTCCGCACGAGAACGACCATGAGTGACGAGGAACTCGCGAAAGACCTCGGCCCGCTTGCGGCGCTGACCATCGGTGTCGGGACGATGATCGGCGCGGGTATCTTCGTCCTGCCGGGCGAAGCCATCCTCAACGCCGGTTCGCTGGCGTCGG from the Halomicroarcula saliterrae genome contains:
- a CDS encoding universal stress protein, with amino-acid sequence MSSNPEGATEDLLDHVLLPVANEADALATATALKPYGPTRVTALHVVEKGEGVPDKTPVEQSEELAEESYAAVRSVFPDADDHTAYDRHIAEAIFEAADAVGASAIAYRSRGDGSRLMKFLSGDISLKLVTKANIPVIALPHENDHE